The following are encoded in a window of Rosa chinensis cultivar Old Blush chromosome 4, RchiOBHm-V2, whole genome shotgun sequence genomic DNA:
- the LOC112196365 gene encoding E3 ubiquitin-protein ligase PRT1 isoform X1, which produces MENKETLIRQEQDLEPEDFPEEFQCCVCLDLLYKPVVLGCGHISCFWCVFNSMSACHESNCPVCRFPYNHFPSICNLLHFILQKLYPTAYQRREKQVGEEEKEAGFFSPEVQNPLAGPQPTESNIPGNVAHSPPCPKSKNSESCSSGVGESPSLVNSPEMLDHEANSSSVSISSKNVEQTENAAIQEHCLHGNDLENGTHKEISVSDLLCAACKNLLYQPVVLNCGHVYCKSCISIPEDGISRCQVCQSMHPNGFPSVCLVLEHFLEEQYPEAYAQRQASSLKQADSQLNVRQRAGRSSSTLSDEYLSCWYGVGPKVHFGIGCDYCGMSPIIGERYRCKDCVELMGFDLCGACYKAPFKMSGRFNQQHKPEHKLEIVQPEMIDIVPYQSDEDGAEVIEHLGNIPPVPIPQEPENGSNNL; this is translated from the exons ATGGAAAACAAGGAAACCTTAATAAGACAAGAACAAGACCTTGAACCTGAGGATTTCCCTGAAGAGTTCCAGTGCTGTGTTTGCCT GGATCTTCTTTACAAGCCAGTTGTATTAG GATGTGGCCACATTTCATGTTTCTGGTGCGTCTTCAATTCCATGAGTGCTTGTCATGAATCCAATTGTCCAGTTTGTCGATTCCCATATAATCATTTCCCTAGTATCTGTAATTTGCTGCATTTCATACTCCAAAAGTTGTATCCAACAGCATATCAGAGAAGGGAAAAGCAAGTGGGAG aagaagagaaggaagcTGGCTTCTTTTCACCTGAAGTTCAAAATCCGCTAGCCGGACCACAGCCTACTGAGTCAAATATTCCTGGAAATGTTGCACATTCTCCCCCTTGTCCAAAGTCAAAGAACTCTGAAAGTTGTTCTTCTGGGGTAGGAGAATCTCCTTCACTTGTAAATTCACCAGAAATGTTAGACCATGAAGCCAATAGTTCAAGCGTTTCAATATCTTCAAAGAATGTTGAACAAACTGAAAATGCAGCCATCCAAGAGCATTGTTTGCATGGTAATGATCTTGAAAATGGAACTCACAAGGAGATTTCTGTTTCTGATCTACTATGTGCTGCATGCAAGAACCTGCTCTATCAACCTGTTGTTCTCAATTGTGGCCATG TATATTGTAAATCTTGTATAAGCATCCCAGAAGATGGAATTTCTAGGTGTCAGGTTTGTCAAAGCATGCATCCAAATGGATTTCCAAGTGTGTGCTTAGTTTTAGAGCATTTCTTGGAGGAGCAGTACCCTGAAGCTTATGCACAGAGACAAGCATCTTCACTAAAACAAGCTGACAGTCAGT TGAATGTTCGTCAACGTGCGGGCCGATCATCATCAACACTTTCTGATGAGTACTTATCCTGCTGGTATGGTGTCGGGCCAAAAGTTCACTTTGGAATTGGTTGTGACTACTGTGGG ATGTCTCCAATTATTGGAGAGAGGTACAGATGTAAAGATTGTGTGGAGCTAATGGGTTTTGACCTATGTGGAGCATGCTATAAAGCCCCTTTTAAGATGTCTGGTCGATTCAATCAGCAACATAAACCAGAACACAAGCTTGAGATTGTACAGCCAGAGATGATAGATATCGTTCCCTACCAGTCAGATGAAGATGGTGCGGAGGTTATTGAACACCTAGGAAATATCCCTCCTGTTCCCATTCCACAAGAACCAGAAAATGGCTCTAACAATCTGTAA
- the LOC112196365 gene encoding E3 ubiquitin-protein ligase PRT1 isoform X2 → MSACHESNCPVCRFPYNHFPSICNLLHFILQKLYPTAYQRREKQVGEEEKEAGFFSPEVQNPLAGPQPTESNIPGNVAHSPPCPKSKNSESCSSGVGESPSLVNSPEMLDHEANSSSVSISSKNVEQTENAAIQEHCLHGNDLENGTHKEISVSDLLCAACKNLLYQPVVLNCGHVYCKSCISIPEDGISRCQVCQSMHPNGFPSVCLVLEHFLEEQYPEAYAQRQASSLKQADSQLNVRQRAGRSSSTLSDEYLSCWYGVGPKVHFGIGCDYCGMSPIIGERYRCKDCVELMGFDLCGACYKAPFKMSGRFNQQHKPEHKLEIVQPEMIDIVPYQSDEDGAEVIEHLGNIPPVPIPQEPENGSNNL, encoded by the exons ATGAGTGCTTGTCATGAATCCAATTGTCCAGTTTGTCGATTCCCATATAATCATTTCCCTAGTATCTGTAATTTGCTGCATTTCATACTCCAAAAGTTGTATCCAACAGCATATCAGAGAAGGGAAAAGCAAGTGGGAG aagaagagaaggaagcTGGCTTCTTTTCACCTGAAGTTCAAAATCCGCTAGCCGGACCACAGCCTACTGAGTCAAATATTCCTGGAAATGTTGCACATTCTCCCCCTTGTCCAAAGTCAAAGAACTCTGAAAGTTGTTCTTCTGGGGTAGGAGAATCTCCTTCACTTGTAAATTCACCAGAAATGTTAGACCATGAAGCCAATAGTTCAAGCGTTTCAATATCTTCAAAGAATGTTGAACAAACTGAAAATGCAGCCATCCAAGAGCATTGTTTGCATGGTAATGATCTTGAAAATGGAACTCACAAGGAGATTTCTGTTTCTGATCTACTATGTGCTGCATGCAAGAACCTGCTCTATCAACCTGTTGTTCTCAATTGTGGCCATG TATATTGTAAATCTTGTATAAGCATCCCAGAAGATGGAATTTCTAGGTGTCAGGTTTGTCAAAGCATGCATCCAAATGGATTTCCAAGTGTGTGCTTAGTTTTAGAGCATTTCTTGGAGGAGCAGTACCCTGAAGCTTATGCACAGAGACAAGCATCTTCACTAAAACAAGCTGACAGTCAGT TGAATGTTCGTCAACGTGCGGGCCGATCATCATCAACACTTTCTGATGAGTACTTATCCTGCTGGTATGGTGTCGGGCCAAAAGTTCACTTTGGAATTGGTTGTGACTACTGTGGG ATGTCTCCAATTATTGGAGAGAGGTACAGATGTAAAGATTGTGTGGAGCTAATGGGTTTTGACCTATGTGGAGCATGCTATAAAGCCCCTTTTAAGATGTCTGGTCGATTCAATCAGCAACATAAACCAGAACACAAGCTTGAGATTGTACAGCCAGAGATGATAGATATCGTTCCCTACCAGTCAGATGAAGATGGTGCGGAGGTTATTGAACACCTAGGAAATATCCCTCCTGTTCCCATTCCACAAGAACCAGAAAATGGCTCTAACAATCTGTAA
- the LOC112200114 gene encoding cyclin-dependent kinase inhibitor 4, with amino-acid sequence MGKYMRKSKATGDVAVMEVSQAASLGVRTRAKTLALQRSTTSSASYLQLRSRRLQKHPPILPPREPRRQKHHHHHHTPKQPTPENPNPPADEGSPEKEEAPEEGQNNNGENGDFGDAEEASFGENVPEFEGRERTTRESTPCSLIRDPDTIRTPGSTTRPTNSADANRRVQNSSQRHIPTAHDMDEFFAGAEEEQQKQFIDKYNYDPVNDKPLPGRYEWEKLDP; translated from the exons atgGGCAAGTACATGAGGAAGTCCAAGGCCACCGGTGACGTGGCAGTGATGGAAGTCTCGCAGGCCGCCTCTCTCGGGGTTCGCACCCGAGCCAAAACCCTAGCTCTCCAGCGCTCCACCACCTCCTCCGCCTCCTATCTCCAGCTCCGCAGCCGCCGCCTCCAGAAGCACCCGCCGATTCTCCCGCCTCGAGAGCCCCGCAGGCAgaagcaccaccaccaccaccacactcCCAAACAGCCAACGCCGGAAAACCCTAACCCGCCCGCCGACGAGGGCTCGCCGGAAAAGGAAGAGGCGCCCGAAGAGGGGCAAAATAATAATGGCGAAAATGGTGATTTCGGTGATGCAGAAGAAGCTTCGTTCGGAGAGAATGTGCCCGAGTTTGAAGGTAGAGAGAG AACCACAAGGGAATCTACACCTTGCAGCTTGATAAGGGATCCAGACACCATCAGAACCCCTGGTTCTACTACTAGGCCTACTAATTCAGCAGATGCTAACCGGAGAGTACAGAACTCATCACAGAGACACATACCAACAGCACATGACATGGATGAGTTCTTTGCTGGTGCTGAAGAAGAGCAGCAGAAGCAATTCATTGACAA ATACAACTATGACCCTGTGAATGATAAGCCGCTACCAGGACGTTATGAATGGGAGAAATTGGATCCTTAG